TTTTACCTcttgaatcaaaaaaattacctgtataacacaattttttagCTTATGATGCCTACAGATAATGTTGTATCAACTTTATGTATTCCGTCCAGTCCAGTCTAGTCTTGGGACCGGTCCTAAAGACTATCGGACTCTCAGTTCTAGAACAgattaaaacaagaagaaataaagttgaggtacgtcatcaaggacacaactttataagtttaacagctgaactggacgggaatgcagtcttcagtcctcaAAAAAAGAATGACACAACACTGCCCACAGAGAGCCACATGTTATTTAATGTCAACTAGAGTAGGTTTAGTCGTGacattagaaattaaaattaattctgaactcttaTGCTTCATATAGAGCAAAAAATAgaaactgtaaaattttaagaaatattttcattacattTGGGTATGTAATATTCAGAGATGTTTCTTTTAAGAGCACGAGTAGAAGgcgagagcgagacatatggttcACCTAAATTAACCTTCCTGTGTAGCAATTATGGAGTAAGAAAATAAGTCACTGCTAGAATTAATtactttctatattttaaaatagcattagagtagggaaaatattataattaaacttgcACGAACACGCTATCGTAAAGATAACCAATGAAAAATAGCTTAATTATggtaaaattctaaactaaaatgatttactataaactataattacataatttaggtaaatttgtattgtaaaacctccttgtatatagtttttgttgttttttctgtccatttgatgtaaatacaatcaaacctgcacccccttttgacgttcatgtgaaaatactgattttggtaaataacaAGTAAATAACTCAAATGTTTGACGTTGTGATTAACTTATTGCCATTTCTAACTTTCCATGtcccttcttcaaccataaatataatgaagattgaagatacatactaagattaactcgctcatcTTCTTGCTAATTAcctttttcaattcatatttaatatactttcttcatttttatgttaCTTAGTGAGACATATATCACACAcacatgaattattttaattatataggatttaaattcatatatttttatattttatacatttttaaatcaattcacaccaaagataggcgataattcttcttttttaaagggaTATGTTAACACTACGacgaccgattaaataatgaacaaaaacgaagaaagagcacacgttTCAACCGTCTTTCCTTTTCTAAaggctatacttagttttttctttagagGGACACCATCTTTTGAATATGTATccttgcacactttttttttgaaaggagatTATACGAtttagagaggaaaaaaattcaaccgTTGAACTGTCGTTCGCTCAACATtcatattattgcaatacatcTTTTGTCTTATTCACTCTTCTGTATTTTTTCAACTCTAAACCTAATaacctcctttaaaaaagtgtgcatTGGTTTGGCCCGTGACCCCCCACACGCacagacatttgcatttaatatatagatatgtagCTTGAAGGCtgaaaaaattctatatttttttcaagcaacaaaccttaaataccttttaaaattttaattttttaatgtcctcCTATTTTTCATATGAAGTTATATGTCTTCCCGTAAGGGCAAACTAAGAGTATattcttaaacatttttctctTAAGTGAGGAATTTATTAGACTTCTAAAgaaaaagtcctttttttttttttagtggttaaaagacattttctccgacttggaaaaataaacaacataaaTAGTTTACATAACTTTTGGATCTGAAAACATGTAGCTACTAACTATAttacatgttttttatttattgaaatctttCATGGTGAAAATTAATAGAAACTCATGaaaatgttgtaaaatatatttctcgaaaaaacagTTTATAGGCTATAAAAACAGAAGTTTCGTATTAGGTTATTTACATGTTGATTGAGATAAAAGAAGTGGAGGCATATCATCTTAATCCAAGGGcaaaaaaagttaacatttttaaactattcataTCAATTTAACgacttaatattcaatttttacagAATATGGTTAATCGTAACCCCACATTCAAGTCATTGGTCTATTTACCcactttgaaaaatgaaacGATTTATCTCTGGTGTGACTTGGCTCAGTTTGAAGATATTTCCATTTTAACAAATGATTCATCCTTAGACCTTGAAATTGAAGACATCGATGACGCCCATGCATCTCTCAGTAGCATACTCGCAGATAATATACCCcaaggtaaaatatttattgaaggcGAATAAAGATGAGTTTCTACATCTATTGACCGTGTACACGTAAACAATACGCTTTTGTACGGACAACCGATACTAGTATTATGTTGGTTCGTATTTATTTGatacagtcttaggaccggtccttacaATTGCCGGTCCATAGTACCCGTTATTAAGACCGTTTGTCATTGAGGCTGGTTCTTAACTGTCAGTCCTTGGAGCTTGTACTAAGAATGTTGATGGTTTATGTTGCACCTGACGAAGTTACTAGACACATAATACCAAAAGAGGATCGAGAATGAAAGAAAAGTCGTGGAGAAATTAAACatgataatatattctatattcatACTACTCCACTCGTCAGACTAAGCATTGGCGATGAGGATTGAATCCGAACAACATGACTTCCCTGCTGTGGGATTTTCTGCGAAGTTAGCCTGTCTGGGCGTGGGTAACCCGTTTTCGTGGACAGGTTAATCTAATAAGGGGAAGGGGGGTTAAAATCAGATTCAATTTTAGCCCTTCTTTTTCGGATGCAAGAgtatcttttaagcactctagaaaataattttaatttcagcCAAAATCTCCCCCAATCTACccagaaaattactttttcacccatgaatgcgtattttttaatctattttcatagtaatgagaggAATTTCTCCAATTTCGcgatcattaaagccttttgaTGCTTAAAGCATTAGTAAACAGTTTTAAGGTAAAATATAAGGTacaaggtcacaaaaaaggtcaatctCTTCTATCTGAAGTATTTCGTTGGTCTACAATTTGTtgttctttaaaatgaaaagtaaggactatatttttatgtattacttgAAAAAgggaactttaatgaaacttttgaaattcaacaacatggctttaaaattgaaacttttgaatcCCTTTATAAATAGAGATTTTCGttaaacaaagttattttcaaatggcgatagaggtcaaaaaacaccctttgaagactgaaactttacaaacataattttttccattaaaatacaacaaaagataGAATTAACAGGACACCCTAGTACAcatgtagaaataaaaattcaggataatttttttgtgaccttttgacctttttatatgacctaaaaatgtatattataaacttaaaatgctATATAACTATTGGTTTAAGCATCTGAAAAGTTAGTCTAAAACTTAATTTTCGCATTTTCATCAATTAAGGTTAAGAGGCGAGGTGTGTATCCAAGTGATGGATCATTTccgtttttgttgttttaatttccAGGATTTCTTATCAACCCATTCCTCCACGACTTTTTTGGGTCATTCTTTGGTAGTTTGCGTCTAGTAAACTGTTCAAACGCAACagtttaaaaaggaaaatgagATATATGAGATGTACTTTAAGAGAAGAAATACCcttaatgaaataatgaataatgagGGATTGATCGAGGGAAACAGGGACTGACAGAAGACCAGTGTAAACCATATTTCTAGGAACTATACATATTTCGAAATTCTCCAAGCcttaaacaattttcaaaagaaagaggttaagttatttaaaatgtttcttgtttatatgaaagaaaatgCAACGCAGAGATACCTTTGTAGTAAACATGTTAGTCAGGCCCAGTGttagaatttttatatgaatgattattttttccccacgTTTTTTGACCGGAATCCCATTAGTTTCGCCtctaatggaaaataaaatagtgGTCATAAAGGGTTTTTCTAAGTAAAAACTGCAGTTTATTATTTAGCAAATGAcgttatatttaaagaaaataatgttttttatatttttaatgaaatttaaaaaaaaggcaaagcCTTTTTTGGGACCCTCCTCTTAGACTCTGTAAATAAttaggttaatatttttatctctttcaaaaacactcttctatttttattttctctgaaAACCCGGCATTGCCTGGAGTTATCAGGCGTCGACCGACATACacattttgttataataatatagaagataactcccggcaacaaatccttagtattAGTCTCCGAgtttcatgagcacacttaaACGTATTCAATacatcaagaattaaaaaaaaatcataataccttgataaaaataaaatatgatttgttgAGATAGGGAGTTCTTTAGCTCGTTGCTACGCCTCCTCTTACGTtaggttcattttttaaaaattttatataaagtacttccttttattaaaaatatgagtcGAACTAaattccctttttctttttcataagaGTTATAATCCAATTCAATTTTACACCTACTTTTCTATTGCAAAATTGGGAATttcgtgatcattaaagccttttcatgcataaaaaatagttttttaacattttaaattaataaagtacagttttaaggtcatataaaaggtcaaagtcACAAAAAGATcagtttctaataaatttttattattccatattgatatatgatatacatcaggagTCACTAATGGATGCTAAATGTTGAACAACTGAATTATCCTAATTGAACACTCATTGTTATTTAGTCATTTAGTTGACTAAGATTCTTACAtgcatacagataaactttgcattattaaaataacatatatatatatctactataatattatattatagctgTACAAAAACGTacccttattttattttgaattaatgctttaaataactcgAGAATTGAGTAAAACTTTTCGACAAACAACATAATAGTTGGAattatgttcctccttcaacctTAATGAAGATGCATAGTAAAACAAACTTGCTAATCCTTTTCAATAcacgttctcccttttttctgttagtacaaaaattcgtttttttgttgttgtctgGACAGATATACAAACAAACCCATACTACAATAATCTATTATccgctaataaaaaaataaccagggtatttatttcaaaaacacagACAGATACAGGACTtagacataaataaaagtttttcaaattctgagttacgtatcTGGAGCTATGTTTGTTCTGATCAGAGCAGATTAAGGAGCTCTGGAgggtaagtttgttttttcgataataagttgatatttttcatcaaacaagatcgattccccgtgtctccccaaagtttttttaaggtatggggtGTCGATTagaaaatgtaccaaaaaaattaaaaatccaaaaaaaaaaacgaaaaagggaaaacgtacatatattaaatacaaattaaagaaatggaattaggaagaggagtagcaagtttgtcttagtatgtgcataataaacaggatactaatttatttcgAGGGAAAgcaattttaaagttgttgtgCAGTTGGTGtatgtattaagcgatcttcactttagggaagttaggagtaggttagttttTTGAGATGAGGTTGAACAGGGTCCAATTTACAAAGATTATTatgataaactttttatttgtgatacaaaaacaaaaacattaacaaaaaaccaaaaaatttattaatcataaatttggttttgCTACATACTGAGAGGATTCCTATGGTAAATTCTGTTGATTGTTTAATGTTATTGATTATTCGATTTAACCAACTTTAGCAATTGGTATCAATGGGATTTGTTGGGTTGTCTTCAAAGCAGGCATAACTGTGGGAGTATCCCCTATACACAATACCTGTTCAAGAGTAGTTCTGAcgaatttaaacttttttttatcaaactcagAAGACTACCtcccaagaattttaacttgggttttgcttattttatgggttttattcataaatatatttggactttttaattattgttctgaaATACATTAGGCACTTTTACATTCGATTTAAatggattatttatttgaatttttaaatcatttgacaTGAACTATACACCAGCATCATTTTGTGTGTAGATGCCCCCCCCACATTGATATTAGAGTGATtacttatatgaatatataattatatacactattaaataataaattaccactaataatatttctaaaatgcaCCTGTACTCATATGAATTATTTAACAACATCTTTATAACCAAATCCTTACAGATTCAAGAATTTTAATTCCTTCAAAATCCGTTTACAAGCCTGGTTCCCCGTATTCCATCTACAAAATTGCATCTGATAAGGGACATTTAGATGTATCTCCTATTATTGAGGCTAAGTCAATTAAAAATCCTACCGAAATAAAGGGAATGAAAGCCTCACATGAGCGAGATGCGGTTGCTCTGATtgaatttgtatcatttttggaAGATTGCATCGTAAATAAGGAAGAGCGAAATTGGACAGAGATCAATGCTGCACAAACACTCTTTCAAATTCGAAGcaagaaaaaattcaacaaagGTCTCAGTTTTGGAACAATATCGGCTTTTGGAAGCAATGGAGCAATCATTCACTACAGACCAGAAGAAAATACCAATAAGGTCATCGACAATTCAAGCCTTTATTTGCGTAAttcaaacattatatttcttcttatgctaaaaattaaaccttttttttttcaacagtcGATTCTGGAGGTCAGTATTTGGATGGAACAACGGATGTAACGCGGACCTTTCATTTCGGATCTCCCACTGACAATCAAATTCAAATGTACACACGCGTTCTAGCAGCGGCTATTGACATTGCTTCTGTTGTGGCACCCGTGGGTGTTATTGATAGAAACATTGACTATGCGGCTCGAAAGCACTTCTATAACATTGGAAAAGACTATAGACACGGAACCGGACATGGAATTGGATCCTATCTAAACGTGCATGAGGGGCATACACGCCTGGCCATGGAAAAGACAGGGAGCCCAATCAAACCTGGAATGTTCTTTTCTGATGAGCCTGGGTACTACGAAGATGGAAAATTCGGAATACGACTTGAAACAATCCTTCAGGCCGTTAAAAACCCGGATCTCTCTAATAATAATCCTTATGgagattttcttaattttgaacCTGTGAGTCTTGTACCATTTGAGCccaaattaattgataaaaccTATTTGACAATATCTCAACGTGAATGGCTCAACGATTATAATGCACTTTTGAATACAACCATAGCGCCTCTCCTTGAACATGATGAGTTAGCACATGAATATCTCATGTCTAGAATCAGTGAAAACTATCTTGAGTAAGATTGGTATTTGATCCTTTGATATAAACAAATGCTCTTTATTGATTcctatgtataaagtatttcgaaatggaaaatatataaataatatcagttATCTTTTGATGAATCTTCGGGCTTTgcaagatttattttcatttctatttcaGGATCCACACTACAAGGGGGCATTTCCCTCCTCTTTTCAAGCatagtaatatttttggaaataattccTAGTTATAAAATAGACACTACcaattacatgtttttttttcccaaatgatTTTGTTCAAATGTAGATATCAAAGTCCCGAGACTTGTAATCAAAGCTATGGTTCATAAAGCTATACAATCAGTCTAAGGACTGTACACTGACACGTGAATGCccattgtgaaaaaaatttctctcaTAAGAAGATTTTATACTGTTGATCAATTCATCAACCGCCGGAACGACTtgcagaaataaaaaagaagaggtACAAAGGGTTTACCATAAAAAATATCCGCCCCAAAAAATAGTCctcggcgttgtggcctctgatagAAATAAGATgcctctgttctttttcaaggttGGACAAAAAATCGGCTAGGAGGCCCACTATAAGGTTATTAGGTACACTATCTTGCCATGGCTGTCTGAAGACCAACTATCCGGAGGGTAACTATGTATGGACTCAAGATGGCGCCTCCTTCCACACGTtagccaagtgccaaaagttctcACACCCAAATATGgactccatagtggctgcatgggacatcttgtcagaggagtttgtcatcaactcctgcatggccttcaggcgcCGTgaaaaggctgtgattgataatgaaggtggccatattgattatttttttttttcacaaaccTTGGTTCCATGTTTTGTTAGCattaatttttgcttattattaaaTCTTCTATATgagaaattttttcacaatggacacatttgccttgatccatgtgaggatatgaagattttttataaatctcagactgtataatatcccagtttcCTAACGGAGAGTTAATCAATGATctatattattgtatgtatagttaaaatataatatactcaCTAAATATACCACAATgctgaatataatttcaaaaatattaatgataaaaatgtaacttttttgtaTAACGCAATATTTCCTGTAAAAATCAACCGAGAAAAATACCCCAAAATCAATTGATAGTTagacaattcttcccaactatggaactattgttcaatgattGTTGCAAATTGTTCCCAGCTTTAAATGAGCTAATActatttcaaccaatcaacgttcagattattataaaagaagtaGAATaatctacagctgacaacaGAATACAATgactatttttgtgttagcgaggttgGCGTGTCACTCGTATATATAAAGTGAgtaaaatccagtgtagaaaaagaaaaaaagaaaccaaatatctacatggtaaccctgacaatttgaaaaaggttttggagaagagaaataataatgctcctgtcgtttcattagatcagctacaaccagctgtgacaagagaggaaggagaaaaggatatgaacaaggacatttgctagaattactccgattttaatccccaattctactctaagtccaagaaggacttacaactaCAACTCCGCAATAAACCTtcagggttactctctgtcttttatgagcacacacgaatgttcagtcaggttttgaataaaatcgAATCTATTTTAGGAAAGGAtgctcactactcaggaattaaataataatgacaaatgttaagaaaaagaaaattctttcgTTATATTACCAAgtacaaattaacaggccagctaaaaaacacattggatttacatcactttatatgtatattcaaatccCTTCTCCGAATGCGTTTCATTTGATTCATCACTTGCTGTctttaataatgttattaaagGGGTCTCTCTTAGTGGAACTTTCTGCATTACTGTATTGCAAAATTAATACAGCCCATTGCTCAACTCCCAATatctttactattttttcttaatattaattaaaacagctgaaaggaaaatacaataCATCTTTGTTTATCTCAAAAAGCTCGTCGTGAATGGAAGCTCCTAGCAAAACCATAGCCTTTCTTCTTTATGAGATACTGTGGCTAAGGGAGAAAATATACTCTGTCTCCATTAATAATAAgaagttgtagaaaataaataaaaaaaattgataatttttttatttaaatataagacgagaatgattttttttgacgTAATATAACTTCCATTGGCCTTAAATCCCTTTTGAAAGTTCTAACAGACAGATTTGATATAGGCCTCATCCGACATTTCTTATTGACTGTGGCGTTGAAGACATGAATGTTTTAGTGTAGAAGGATACAAGCTTTCTTTTCGATTTGCATGATTATATGGGGGGGAGggctttttctttattttatttgaataataattacatcaagATATTATACATTGATATTAGAGTGATtacttatatgaatttataataatatacactattaaataataaattatcactaataatatttctaaaatgcaTACTAAAATCCTATAAGAAAATTTCACTAATTTCATAAggataatacaaaataatacacagttttattattatgattttttaatgagCCCAAATAAATGTTTGAACTTAAGGGCTCAAGGGAAGAGTGACCAATTAGTAGAAGAAGATaatgttttttccttctctttgatgattggcttaaaattgttaGGTGCCATTAGGTCTATTTTAAAGTCCTTGAAGGcaatttatgtactactttgtgatattaatttaattatttatgataattaggcaatacttattaattgcaatatatatttcacaagGGTATCGTGTAGTGTAGTGTATTTCAAATAACAGTTCAACTTTGTCTAATAAGTTTCCTGGCTTTTTGccaagaaaatgtttaattttccaaaagacacCAATCGAGGGAATTTTTGGATCAATTACATCAAACGTCCAAATTGGActtccacaaaaaatttaagagtttgccaagtaatataatcaataattttttactatgtgaggtatgtgaaattttaattaattggttACTTTATATGCTTTATATGGATGTCACTGGGCTCAATATTCTAATCCTTCATACGTAAATTATTCACTTTCAGCTCACTTTGAAGAATCAATGTTTCTCTGGAAGTCTCCAAAAGGACGGTGGCGTTTCGTATGTAATtcaattcctactttatttgaacattctaagataaaaaacaacaaaagttCCTCCCAtttaagcaaaacaaaaaaaaggttattggccacatttaattataattaattaattaaatatattatttcctaaaaaaatattatttaaatttatagtataaaactcatttaagtatttaatattaaaaaagtaaattgggTTCTTTTTTaaccttatatttatttaaaaaaaaatttttaaatgaattgtttaataaagataatgaaacaaagtattcacaactattttataaaaaatagctatttttaatcataaatcatGAGGGAATACTAACTACATATGAGTCGGtggaatagctgtagatttatACCTTATTTCTTTCCCTAATATTTTCGTTGTTGTTGTAGATATTTTGTCTGTCAGGTCCATAGAGCAGGGAGTACTCTAGAACTAGAGTCTGCTTTATATTTTACAGGCCCTAATATTCAAGAAGTTGTGCTACACTTTTATAGTAAGTGCaatgactattttatttatgtgagtataatttttaattaaaatataattattaatacacttttggcaaaaaaatttaaaataaatagaatattactttCAACGAGAATCATTTTGACTCATAAATGTTAAGAAAAACTCCCTTCTTAACATTCTATTGTAGAATATAACAGGGTCTATCCTCTATTTGATGTTGGGATGTTGTCATCTCCCCTCCACAGAGAAACACCCCCAATGCATGATGTTTCCACATTAGGCTTGGTACCGAAAGCTAAGATCCagctgatatattatttatacaaatacttattgtatttctattaaccttggattgGACATAGAAAAACGAAAACACTTCCATTTATGGTTGGGGCGCCAAAGGTTTTTGCTATGAAATGCCTatgggaatcataaaaaaatattcctgtgTGATAAATATCTAAATTGTCTTCTGAGACTATtccaaatttgacattttttgttaaagaaatgaGACGGATACGGTGTTTTTAGCATTCTTGGTTCtatttcaacggtttcggttATAAGAgttcaagaaattaaaatttgagcCGCTATCTGCCAACatctaattaacttttttttcttcgtatcTTTATGAATGAAGGAAAATTGGTATAATGAATTCTGATTGggattgattaatttttttacaacaaacttGTTCCTAAATTGGCGCCTAAATTTTGTATCGttattattttgtcatcatTAACCTATACCAACAGGAAACAACCGTCTTTgagaatgaaattaattatttttcccatgAGGTTGATAAAGAAAATGTGGATTTACAAATCATTCATAGTTGAAAATAGAGGTTGGGGATTGAGAATctagactgacaaaaaaattaaggagtGCCTTGTCCTATTGCATCGGATCCGATTCTAACGGTTTAAAGAATTGGAATTCCTAAGACTGCTTTTTGTACAACCCTGCTTCTAATAGAATGAGAAGTGAGGGATCCATATACCATTGCGAAAGAGCTACAACTCTTCTTCATAGAgcaggaaaaattatatttctcaatTACTACAGTTATTCATCTTCCcaatattcaatattacatcaaatttatgataaaCTAATgggtatttttctattttactatataattcGATTCAAGGCAGATTTTTATTCGAATACTCCTGACAATGTTTTTCAGATCTGCAgctatttaaaattgtatttatattctgtTATCCAAATCGACTCCGTGAGTAAATACATTTGAACCCGGCTCACTCATcagctttaattattatttcatcgaATTAGATGTACCTAgttactaaaaattacaataactaTACATAGAAAATTCATACAGTCTGACTGTTCTTTCAAATTAGTTCTTTTTCAGCACCAAATATCatcttaatgaataaatataaattaatgtaacaTTAATGggggaatatttaatattattggaataaaacttattctaaTTACAAATCCATTCTACTTGGTGCGTAAATACATGTAACTCTACGTAATCCCGGCTAGATTAATtgtaatcaattaaaattacattattttgatccttctaAACTCTTAAATTGGGGGTATGAGTAATCGATGCAGTCTGTATGATGTTTTCTATCCTCTCTGTTGGGAAACttacattaaaatacaaaatcatcaTTAAGAATGAATTACATTATTATCTAAAGATTAATAgaagatataatatttcatattatttgaatgaaacttactacaAAATCTTTTACAAACCCAATCTGAAGATGACACTTTATTTGGAAgtgtaaattcaaaattttaaatgattactttaataatatttttaaaatttgtttaattttgtgggcttgatttaattatttatgataattagccaaaacttattaattgcagaatatttttcataatggaaACGTCTAAATACCTTTCAGCatttataaactttgattttgagtCGTTTATATtaagtcaattaattatttttttctaaaaaaacattttttaggattttacatattataccaAAATgaaagagttgcttaaaatactacgtgatgttgatatagaattacaattacaaaaagtatgtTAGTTTTATAATTGCTCAATGTTCATATGAGTTCACCAAGtctaatttataatcaaaaataatgtatttcattcaccacaacaggttgcgtgattagagcttgtgctcctccagatggTAGAGAACACATTTTTATAGTCTTCTTGCAAATTGACAAtgataaaaagtgtttttaacatgaaaattgtaacttttatctatcaaatgaggtatttttaaactttctaaaTGTATTCCTCTTGAAGCCATGACcttctgaataaaaaaacaaaacccatttattttcaattttaaataaatatcctttttt
The Lepeophtheirus salmonis chromosome 10, UVic_Lsal_1.4, whole genome shotgun sequence DNA segment above includes these coding regions:
- the LOC121125208 gene encoding xaa-Pro aminopeptidase 1 — translated: MIHRQIILSLLILGTCFHSSFGDEDDTPPNQKEETSTSMNATKACSSKNQIPSTEQLKLLRGQMEENGIVAYLIPMDNDKRIQWISGFSGSQAKVVVTLSEAALWTDGRYFLQASNQLDCNWRLVKEGEPDEPSISSWIKNNLDRSDKVGSDPNLLGAKTWLQYMEELGSIELESIDENLIDSVRTDNYTIPEVRIVEHPLEFAGKERNVKIEEIRKELDEKEYDGMVVTEEDEIAWLFNLRGEKEIDINNMVNRNPTFKSLVYLPTLKNETIYLWCDLAQFEDISILTNDSSLDLEIEDIDDAHASLSSILADNIPQDSRILIPSKSVYKPGSPYSIYKIASDKGHLDVSPIIEAKSIKNPTEIKGMKASHERDAVALIEFVSFLEDCIVNKEERNWTEINAAQTLFQIRSKKKFNKGLSFGTISAFGSNGAIIHYRPEENTNKVIDNSSLYLLDSGGQYLDGTTDVTRTFHFGSPTDNQIQMYTRVLAAAIDIASVVAPVGVIDRNIDYAARKHFYNIGKDYRHGTGHGIGSYLNVHEGHTRLAMEKTGSPIKPGMFFSDEPGYYEDGKFGIRLETILQAVKNPDLSNNNPYGDFLNFEPVSLVPFEPKLIDKTYLTISQREWLNDYNALLNTTIAPLLEHDELAHEYLMSRISENYLE